One stretch of Anolis carolinensis isolate JA03-04 chromosome 3, rAnoCar3.1.pri, whole genome shotgun sequence DNA includes these proteins:
- the LOC134298050 gene encoding uncharacterized protein LOC134298050: protein MFMFPTVKVPGDTTKSLVCSFRSGCGELTLSQEYGHHPAVAVRCNMQVEDEELLGAGGGRSERATPETDAEFHQLAALASSTAYAQPNGVTQRRGVVRGDSTGGEEGSPSPGPQKMVFLEERMSAMETTLAVMSRAMERLAVLAEPERGRELRASSMWDVSMGSSQGFADLPAPKGREMRKEPGARPKIQTSLTRVEESDDEGEKPPRIPATLPTETLVPLANAGHGTGQREAAAGPTGPQGGLRRAEDWGLPPQGPLPRREELRIEFGGESSELDFFLTTVRGYMEDNAHTFRTESSRVRAIGAVLKRGAASWYVQLHARRDPCLGSLRRFMGALETRFRDPLEQIRAREELKTVSQGQRSVSEYAEEFQCLAEKVPEWSAVTKIELFKEGLRREILSWAVHRDEPDTLRGWIQLAGRIETSLAQARRHRGGLQQRPQMKEGSRKEGSTPAGRRTEPTGNVSTSRRGCFVCGRLGHRAAECWQRKGEGGGPPKPRAVAGKRAEEEPPMRHHSGGLDEGEEDAMSEPCY from the exons atgttcatgtttcctacagtaaaagttcctggtgataccacaaagagtctcgtgtgttcattcaggagcggctgtggtgagctgacactaagccaagaatacggacaccatcccgctgtagcggtgaggtgtaacatgcaagtggaggatgaagagctcttgggcgccggaggaggaaggtcggaaagggccactcccgagacggacgctgagttccaccagctggcggccctggcgtcatccaccgcttatgcccagccaaatggggtaacccagaggcgcggagtggtgcggggagatagcaccggaggagaggaaggttcaccttccccaggcccgcaaaagatggtgtttctggaggagaggatgtcggcgatggagaccaccctggcagtgatgtcgagggcgatggagcgcctggcggttttggcggagccggagcgaggaagggaactccgggctagctcaatgtgggacgtgagcatgggaagcagccagggctttgcagacctcccagcaccgaagggaagggaaatgcgaaaggagcccggtgcccggcccaagatccaaacgagcctgacgcgggtggaggagagtgacgacgaaggggaaaagcctccgagaatcccggctacgctcccaactgagaccctggtgcccctggcgaatgccgggcatggcacaggacaaagggaagcagcagcggggcccactggcccgcaagggggcttgcgacgggcggaggattggggattgccaccacagggacccctaccgagacgagaggaactaaggatcgagtttgggggagagtcctctgaactggattttttcctgaccacggtgaggggctatatggaggacaatgcccacacttttagaacggaatccagccgggtacgggccattggtgcagtgttgaagaggggagcggccagctggtacgttcaactacacgcgcggcgcgacccatgtctggggtcactccgacgctttatgggggccctggagacccgtttccgagatccactggagcagatccgggcgagggaggagttgaagaccgtctcccaggggcagaggtcggtatctgagtatgcggaggagttccaatgcctcgctgaaaaggtgccggaatggtctgcagtgacaaagatagaactcttcaaagaggggctcaggcgggagatcctctcctgggcggtgcatcgtgatgagcctgacacactgcgcggatggattcagctggcggggcgcatcgagacatcgctggcccaggcgaggaggcaccgaggagggctacagcagcggccgcagatgaaagaggggagccggaaggagggatcaaccccagccgggaggagaacggagccgacagggaacgtgagcaccagcaggaggggctgcttcgtgtgcggccgtttgggccacagggctgccgagtgctggcagagaaaaggggaaggcggaggcccgcccaaaccaagagccgtggcagggaaacgcgccgaggaagaaccaccgatgaggcaccactcgggggggttg gacgaaggggaggaggacgccatgtcagaaccctgctactag